The following nucleotide sequence is from Nycticebus coucang isolate mNycCou1 chromosome 8, mNycCou1.pri, whole genome shotgun sequence.
AATAGAAATATCCTTGAGAAACTAGAATTTGTGTTAAAAGCCTTATTTGTATTTTGAATCAGCAAACTGTGTTTGTATTGTAATACATACATTTCTAATGaatgtttgttaaaaaataatatatcctGGAAATCTTTTTTTGAAGCAagaagtatttttataaatagacAATTGTGTATGTCCGTGTTAATATTATGAAGGTATGAAGATAACGAAGCATGGCAGTAACTTATAGACAGGGCAAAAAAATGTCTTCTCTAAGCATGAGATAAGATAGAGTCCTTCCTGCCTGTGATGATTTCTTTTCAGTCTCTGCTTTCTTGCTTAAAACCTTATGGCAGTGTCTTACCAAACAAGTTGCCTAACATTAGCATTGAGAACAATATAAATCAAGGGCTATACAAATGCTGGTCATCCAAAATCCAGTAAGAAACCATAGTTTCATAGTTACTCTGACCCAGAATAATCTCAAATTATTTGggtaaattatatgaaattgctTTTTTGTAGGTCAAAAATGGTCAAATGTTGGAAATACTGGATGTTTTAAATGTTCAGAGgaatatttaaatgatattttgttCATAGGGAAAGACTGAAATGGAGAATTGGGATAGTTTACCTAGCTAATTCTGTTTTAATGCTGCTCCTAGATTGTACTGAAACTACTTTATTCTAAGTGAACAGACAATAAACTTACCAGTAGATATGGCAAAATTTATATTACTAGGTTTTATTCTATAATGTTTGCAAAGGGTCAATTTTACTAAACTactttaaagtttaaattatatGTTTTCTGTGGAACTCAATGAAAAGTAAATTGATATCCCCGAAAGttcaaaataaatgcatttttaaacgtcattttctaaatatcaatatcaattttattaaataattagccaatgaaataatatttacctATTAGTGAATTGCTGTGTTAAGAATTACACTAAGAAAACAGAATGTTAATTATATGatcaaatattttcccattcaAATGAAAACTTTAATAGCCTTTGTTTTGCTCTGATGTCCCTTATTTCTGCCAAATCAAAAATATAGTTTTAGAAGACCCTACTCTAAACCTTCTCCACTCCTGTGTGTTCATGAGGCTGTCATATTTCATGGTCTTGATCCTTTGGGCATAACTGCTCTGAAATTATCTGTGATGTTACACCATggggagaaataaaatatatatttttttagagacagagtctcactttatcaccttccatagagtgctgtggcgtcacagctcacagcaacctccagctcctgggcttaggcgattctcttgccttatcctcccaagtagctgggaatgcaacgcctggctatttttgttgttgttgttgcagtttggctggggcctggttcaaactcgccaccctcggtatttggggctggcaccctactcactgatccacaggcgccgcccacagtaaaataattttgaagattGCACTCTTGTAGTCTCGCAGATCCCTCTCAGCATAGGATAATGCAAAGGAAATGGCACTAATATTGGTAAAGACTTAGGTAAAGCTCCTGAAGGATTCTGTGccttattttagaattttaagaaTACTTTAAATAAGAACAATAACTGTTATTGACTCTTAGGACTATGTATTATTTGTAGATTTAGCACTAAGCCAGAGAGAAGCGTTTACTTACACTAGATTGTCATTTACTAAATCAAAAgtgatttataaatttaaattgctTTATGAATGTAAATGATTATTCCATTCATTATTGAATTCGAAGGATCATGCCAAATTATCCTTAATCTAATCTTTTAAGAACCTCGTCCTTTGGCCCGTCACTCATTTTCTTACATTCAGACAGATGTGTGCCTAGCACTAATTTTGAACGTTTTACCTATGTTATATCCtataatttcctttaattttcacaaaatctTCCAGGAAGTAGGAAttgtaatttgttttgtttttgaaattctattttttttctagtacCTTCCagttataaaaatctttttttttattagtattagatcatagctgtgtacattaatgcgatcatggggcaccatgcactggttttataaacagttcgacacattttcatcacactggttaacatagcattcctggcattttcttagttattgtgttaaagatTAAGTAACTTTTCTAAGGTCACAGCCTAATAAACCCTCACtcttttctgttaaatttttcATGTTTCATTGGCATCATTTCCCTGTGTTCCTTGTCTATTGGTTTATGTGGGTGACATCTTGATACTGTAGTAGAGGCTTGTTATGACAACTGGCCTTCATATCCCTAATCCCTAATATGTTAATCCCCCTATGAGGGATTAACATATGAGCAGACTGTGTGTGTTAATGTTAGATATTAACACATAGGAAATGGACCATTATAGtgaaagtagaattttaaaatcatgttgtAAGCCATAtgttgagaaaatatttattcagatcTACTTCTTACAGATAAATCATTGTTCAGACTTTAGAGATGGCATTAAGGTAATTTAAGGAGgatttaaataatactttgtgttcacaatgaattttttaaaagtttagctAGTCAGCAGTTGTGTTCATCTTTCATATTTTATGTAGCATCTAATATAGTGTCGTGCTGTGAGCCTTGATAGATAACTTAGTCATTAATTAAAAGTAGAAactatgggctcagcgcctgtggctcaagcggctaaggtgccagccacatatacttgaGTTGGtgcgtttgaatccagcccgggcccgccaaacaacaatgacggctctgaccaaaacatagccaggcgttgtggcaggtgcctgtagttccagctacttgggaggtggaggcaggagaatcttttgagcccaggagttggaggttgctgtgagctgtaatgccacggcactctacctagggcaacagcttgaggctctgtctccaaaaaaaagaagaaacgaAACCATGAAaatcttcatgaaatcttttttGTACCATTAGGAATTTCACAACCAAATTTAGTCttcactggttaaaaaaaaaaaaaaatcttacctgaATGATGGTGTACCTCATCCCTTCCCCTTTTTCTAAATCATGGACAATCTTAATTTCCTCATTGCCCTCCACCTTTTAATGTCCTTTTTAATGTCTCTATGTTATGTCACATCAAATCCTTTTTGTAAAAAAGGAAGACTATAAAACTGTATATGAATTCATAAACTGTAAAGGGTGTTTGTTTGTAATGAAATTAATGACCATGGTCATTGCCTATTTAGAGCATACCTAAAATGAAGTAAATGTGTATCTTGGAAAAAATGGCATGCCTCTATTAGCAAGTACATCAGCCAGGTAGAGGacaattcagaaagaaaatagtttattAACACAGATTTTCTCAGCATCAGGGCCTAGTAGTGATTCCATCTCAGCAAAGTCAAACTACAGAAGAAGGTGAAAAGAGCCCATGCCCCTAAATATGTTTTAGGTTTATTTGAAACCTAAAACGTATTTAGGTTCTTATTTGAAAAGAACTGACTTCGGCTTTCTGAAGGAGAGATAGAAATCCACAGAGAGACCAAGAACAGTCTTCAGAAGAATTTACTAATCCAATTCCAGTAAACTGAAAATACATGTTGATATCCTTAATATATCAACTGACATTGCTCTTTGAATCTTTTGAAATGCCTGCCAGGTGACTGATGGGAATATGTAggattttttaaacataaatctaTGTAAACTTGATTCTTGAAAGATAGTTAATGTATTCGTTTACTTAGTATGGATGAGCATTCCTGAGAAACATACTTACCACCCTCTAGAGTGCAATGAGCCCTTGATCTGTACTATCTctaattgtgggttttttttgtactTATACTCAACTTCCTATTACTGGTAAGAATTCTCAAGAAATGAAAACTGCTTAGAATTTTTTTGTCTCATAATCTCATTTTCCTTCTAGAtccaaaataaatcagaaaagaaacCTGGAACACCACTTCCACCACCAGCAACCTTTCCAAGTAGTCCCCGACCTCTCTCCCCTGTTTCTCATGTGAATGTTGTGAATGTACCATTGTCCATAAACATTCCACAGTTCTACTTTCCTGAAGGACTCCCAGATGCCTGTAGTAACCATGAACAGACTCTAAGCAGAATTGAAACTGCTTTCATGGATATTGAAGATCAGAAAGCAGACATTTATGAAATGGGAAAAATTGCAAAGGTAATATAACTACTAAATGATTTATAATCTCCCTTTCTCCACTACCCCTAATCTCCCCTTTGTTGCCTCTTTGCTGTGTTTTTGAATATACATAGGGTTTTTTTCCATGTTGAAAGAATTTGTTTGATCCTTATTAAATCTTTATCTGTAGTCCTATTCCATGGTACTTTTAAGTTTGAAAGAAACTTTACTGGTTTTTTAGTCCAACCTCCTATTTAATATAGTCATGCCCTATTTATAATCTCACAGATCATTTGTCATTGCTGTTAAATGGTTTGTAACTAGAgtgatttaaaaggaaataaaagggaattcttttattatttttttaccacCCTCTTAAACATTGCTTGTTGATCCCTTAGATGTTTCTAATGAAAAACACTTTCATTCCAGAAATAAGAACTTATCTGATTTCATTCCATTTTACTTATGGGAAAACTTCAGTCCCACAAGTACTTACGTGCAGGCACAGAACTAGTTCATGTCAGTAGACAAGTCCTTTAACTTCTAGCATGAGGCTGTTTTGACATGTGTTATCTCCCTGAACATTCACTGTTATTagaggcctgtaatcccagcacttgggaggccgaggcaggtggattacctgagctcacaggctcaagaccagtctgaaccagagtgagatcccatctctaaaagtagctggcattgtggggagtgcctatagtcccaggtacttgggagactgaggcaagagaatcccttgaccccaagagtctgaggttgctgtgaggtatgacaccatggcactctaccaggagtgacaaagtaagactatctcaaaaaaaaattattagctaACTTCTAATTAATAGCCATCCAAATAAATTACCAGTTCTTTCAGGACATTCAGGATTTTCTTACCCAAATAGAGGCAGCTATTTTATTAGATCACAGAACCAACATGGTAAATTAAATGAATGAGCCAGAACTACACATCTAcatccaaaagataaaattaagcaaggATGGAAATCTGTATTTGGAGAAAACATGGTGAATGCATAATTGCCAACagggtatttttttatttataagtcatttattcaacattttcaaCTATCTATACCATGGACAAAAACTCAGAAGAAtgcaaaacaaaaatccaaatctAAGTAGCCAAACTAATACCCAACACCTATGTTCATTCTGTCCCTTCTATTCTTTTGACTCCTCAGATTAGGGCAGAACCAACATGTTAGAAGGGAAActggctgggcttggtgcctcatgcctataatcctcgtactctgggaggccaaggcaggaggaggtcTTGAGGTCAAGCGTTCCagtcagaccagcctgagcaaagcgagatcccgtctttactttaaaaaggaaaaattagccagatgttatggTATACACCTGCAGTCCTGCTACACGGGAGGCTCAgacaggaggttgaggttgctgtgagctgggctgaggcttttggcactctagcccaggcaacaaagcatGATTACTCAAGTTTaacttgttcttgtttttcctgtTGTGCCAAACTCCAACGTCGTCAGACGGTCACTGCCTCGCAGAAGATGTGGGCGTGGGCTTTCCTTTACCAGTTTCTCCATGCTGAATGGCAGGGGCTGGGACCCACAGGGTATCACCTGCTGCGGAAATAATTTGAGCTGCCTCTGTAGGTGTAGTTGTTGAAGCTGGCTTATCTCTCTTTTGTTCTTGAAGTTGTGAGTCAGGCCGTTTAGATTCTTCCATTACTTCTGATACACTAGAGATTTTTAGTGGAGGAGCAGACTGAATTGGCTTCTTTGGCAATTGACTATTACAAGGTGC
It contains:
- the LOC128591614 gene encoding MICOS complex subunit MIC60-like, which encodes MLRTCQLFRVIAAQSGLCGKSVVHPLRPCHRASTSGSSGVTASRIAGAGLIFVGGGIGGTILYAKWDSHFRESVEKTIPYSDILFQVVLGSAPCNSQLPKKPIQSAPPLKISSVSEVMEESKRPDSQLQEQKRDKPASTTTPTEAAQIISAAGDTLWVPAPAIQHGETGKGKPTPTSSARQ